In Pseudomonas sp. P5_109, the genomic window GCTTTGCGGCTGCTTCGCAGCCGAACGGGGGCAAGCCCCCTCGCCACAAAAACACGACTCAGCAAACCTGGCGCACGACCATCCGCTCGCGAACCACGTCATACACCCAGTGGTAGATATAGGTGTACGGCAGGAAGAACAGCAGCACGCCGATATCCAGCACAAACGCCTGCCACAGGCTGATGTTCAGCCACCAGGCGATCAGCGGCACGCCCAGCGCGACCAGCCCGCCTTCGAACAACAGCGCATGCACCACGCGGACCCAGGCGTTGTGTGCAATGGCGAGGCGCTTGAGCGCCCGGTCGAACAGACCGTTGAAGACCACGTTCCAGGCCAGGGCCAGGCCGGCGATGAGGACGGTGACCATGCCCATTTCCAGCATCGGTTTCTTCATGATCCAGGCCAGCAACGGGGTACAGATCAGGATGGCCAGCAGTTCGAAACCGATGGCCTGGAAAATACGTTCAATAATGGATTTGTTGGCGCTCATGGCCGAGCTCCCTTGAGTGACTGTGGTTGCCATGATCTGTCATCACACCGATACTTCATAACCAATAACCATCGATCAAGGCGATAGTTCATGGCTTCTCACGAAGTGTTGCTGGCGTTTGTCGAAGCGGCAACCCAAGGCTCGTTTTCCGCCGCGGCGCGCAAGCTGGGCCGCAGCCAGTCGACCATCAGCGCGGCGGTGGCCAGCCTGGAAATCGATCTCAACCTGACCCTATTCGACCGCAGCAGCCGCAAGCCCGGGCTGACCCCGGCCGGGCGCGTCATGCTGCAACGGGCCGAAGAAATCCTGGCCGCCACCAGTCGCCTGGAGATGACCGCCAGCCAACTGTCCCAAGGGGTGGAAGCGAAGCTGACGGTGGCGCTGTCCGATACCTATCAGTCGGACCGCTTCGAAGCCGCCCTCGGTGCCTTCGAGCAACGTTATCCCGACCTGGAACTCGAATGCCTGATCGCCGAATGCGATGACCTGGTGTCCCTGGTGCAAAGCGGCCGGGCGCAGATTGCCTTCGCCGAAATGCAGGACAGTTACCCACCGGACCTGGTCAGTTCGACAGTGGACGAGCGCACCGAAATTGCCTTGTTCGTGTCCCCGGCACATCCGTTGGCGACGCTGGACTACGTCGATCAGGACGTGCTGCAACAGCACCGCGAACTGCGCCTGGCCACCATCATCAATCCCTATGAAAGTCGCGCGAAAGGCCGCGTCTGGTCGGCGCCGAGTTATCTGATGCTGCTGGAAATGGCCCAGGGCGGATTCGGCTGGGCGCCGTTGCCGCGCTGGCTGGTCGAACGGTTTGGGCCTGGCACGTTGCAGGAGCTGGTGGTGCGTGGCTGGCCGAAAACGGTGTCGGTGGATGCGTTGTGGTCGCGGCTCAATCCGCCGGGGCCGGCGGGGAGTTGGTTGCTGGGCAAGATGCTGGAATAGCGGCGCGGCCATTCGCGAGCAAGCCCGCTCCCACAGGTTCAATGTGATCCCTGTGGGAGCGGGCTTGCTCGCGAAGAGGCCAGTGAAATCACATCAATCCAGTGCCTTGAGTCGCTCCTCGATAAAGCGCCGCTCCGGCTCTTGCCGGGTCAGCTCCAGTGCCCGCTCCCACGCCGTCCGCGCCTCTTGCTTGCGGCCCAGTTGTCGACAAAACTCCGCCCGCGCCGAATACGCCAGGTGGTAGTCGAGCAGTTCTCCCCGCTGCAGAATGGCATCGACCAATGTCAGGCCCGCCAGTGGACCATCGCGTTGCGAAATCGCCGCCGCGCGGTTCAACTCGATCACTGGCGACGGCACCGCCCGCAGCAGCACGTCATACAGACCGACAATCTGCGGCCAATCGGTTTCCCCCGCCGTCGGGGCTTCGGCGTGCACCGCCGCGATGGCCGCTTGCAGGCAATAGGGTCCGAAGCGCCCCATGGTCAGCGCCTGTTCGATCAGCGCGCAGCCTTCAGTGATCAACCCGGCGTCCCACAGCGAGCGGTCCTGTTCGTCCAGCACAATCAGCTCGCCACTCGCCGAGGTCCTGGCCGGGCGTCGTGACTCGTGCAGCAGCATCAACGCCAGCAAACCCTTCACCTCTGGCTCCGGCAGCAGTTCCACCAGCAACCGGCCGAGACGGATCGCTTCGCGGGTCAAATCCTCGCGGATCAGTTCGGCGCCGATGGACGCCGAATACCCCTCGTTGAACACCAGGTAAATCACCCGCAATACGCTGTCCAGACGCTCGGGCAACTCTGCCAGCGTCGGCACTTGATAAGGGATTTTCGCGTCGCGGATCTTCGCCTTGGCGCGCACGATACGCTGGGCGATGGTGGCCGGGGCCGAGAGGAAGGCCCGGGCGATTTCTTCCGTGGTCAGGTCGCAGACTTCGCGCAGCGTCAGCGGCACTTGCGCGTCCGCCGCCAGGGCCGGGTGGCAGCAAGTGAAGATCAGCCGCAGGCGATCGTCTTCCACGTCTTCATCACTCCAGTCTGCATGTTCCAGCTCCTCCAGTTGCGCGATCAGCAAGGGCTGCGACGCGGCAAAACGTGCGCGCCGACGCAAGGCATCGATGGCCTTGAAACGCCCGGTGGACACCAGCCAGGCCCGAGGATTGCCGGGCACGCCGTCACGCTGCCAGCGTTCGACCGCGACGAAAAACGCCTCGTGCAAGGCCTCTTCGGCGAGGTCGAAATCCCCCAGCAAGCGAATCAGGGTCGCGAGAATCCGCCGCGAGTCTTCGCGATAGACCCGCTCGACCTGCGCCTGAACCGGCAGCCCCGGCATCTTAAGGATTCAACTGCCGAACGGGGCGCACTTCGACACTGCCGACCCGGGCCGCCGGAATGTTCCCGGCGACCTGGATGGCTTCGTTGAGGTCCTTGGCATCGATCAGATAAAAACCGGCCAACTGCTCCTTGGTTTCGGCGAATGGCCCGTCAGTGATCGACATCTTGCCGTTGCGCATGCGCACCGTGGTGGCGGTCTGCACCGACTCCAGCGCCTCGGCGGCGACCATCCGGCCACTGCCCTGGATCGACTCGGCATAGGCCATGCACTCTTCGTCCTTCGGGCTTTCCGGCAGCGAGTGCAGCAGGCGCTCATCGCTGTAGACCAGGCATAAATACTTCATGAACGTCTCCTGACTCGAACGGATCAACTATGGCCGTGGAATGATCATTTGGCGCGGCGCCCCGACAAATAACATCGATCAGGGCTTCAGATCGAACAGGACGGTGCCACTCATCATGTCAAACGGCGCCGACCAGTGCTCATGGACGATCCGCCACAACCCGTCTTCCTGGCGATAGCATGCGCTGCCGCGCATCCAGCAGGCCTGGGTCTCGCCCTTGTCGTTGGTGCCGCCGCAACGGGCCAGCCAGTGGGCGAAGGCGATCTCCTGGGACGCTTCGATGCGGATGTCCTGGAAGTCGAAAATGTGCGGGCCGGGGCACATTTTCATGCAATCTTCCCAATGCGCGCGGTACGCCTCCTTGCCCTTGAATTGCAAGGCCTTGACCGCGTCGAAGGAGACGATGTCGTCCGCATACAGGGTCATGATTTTATCCACGTCCTTGGCCATCATGGCCTGACGGTAGGTTTCGATCAGGTTCTGGATCTGGGTTTGCGAGCTCATGGTGGTTCTCCGTGGTTTTTATTGGAAGACACCCTTAGTCGTCTGGCGATCCGGCGAATCGACAG contains:
- a CDS encoding multidrug/biocide efflux PACE transporter, whose product is MSANKSIIERIFQAIGFELLAILICTPLLAWIMKKPMLEMGMVTVLIAGLALAWNVVFNGLFDRALKRLAIAHNAWVRVVHALLFEGGLVALGVPLIAWWLNISLWQAFVLDIGVLLFFLPYTYIYHWVYDVVRERMVVRQVC
- a CDS encoding LysR family transcriptional regulator, producing the protein MASHEVLLAFVEAATQGSFSAAARKLGRSQSTISAAVASLEIDLNLTLFDRSSRKPGLTPAGRVMLQRAEEILAATSRLEMTASQLSQGVEAKLTVALSDTYQSDRFEAALGAFEQRYPDLELECLIAECDDLVSLVQSGRAQIAFAEMQDSYPPDLVSSTVDERTEIALFVSPAHPLATLDYVDQDVLQQHRELRLATIINPYESRAKGRVWSAPSYLMLLEMAQGGFGWAPLPRWLVERFGPGTLQELVVRGWPKTVSVDALWSRLNPPGPAGSWLLGKMLE
- a CDS encoding RNA polymerase sigma factor, which gives rise to MPGLPVQAQVERVYREDSRRILATLIRLLGDFDLAEEALHEAFFVAVERWQRDGVPGNPRAWLVSTGRFKAIDALRRRARFAASQPLLIAQLEELEHADWSDEDVEDDRLRLIFTCCHPALAADAQVPLTLREVCDLTTEEIARAFLSAPATIAQRIVRAKAKIRDAKIPYQVPTLAELPERLDSVLRVIYLVFNEGYSASIGAELIREDLTREAIRLGRLLVELLPEPEVKGLLALMLLHESRRPARTSASGELIVLDEQDRSLWDAGLITEGCALIEQALTMGRFGPYCLQAAIAAVHAEAPTAGETDWPQIVGLYDVLLRAVPSPVIELNRAAAISQRDGPLAGLTLVDAILQRGELLDYHLAYSARAEFCRQLGRKQEARTAWERALELTRQEPERRFIEERLKALD
- a CDS encoding YciI family protein, giving the protein MKYLCLVYSDERLLHSLPESPKDEECMAYAESIQGSGRMVAAEALESVQTATTVRMRNGKMSITDGPFAETKEQLAGFYLIDAKDLNEAIQVAGNIPAARVGSVEVRPVRQLNP
- a CDS encoding SgcJ/EcaC family oxidoreductase; translated protein: MSSQTQIQNLIETYRQAMMAKDVDKIMTLYADDIVSFDAVKALQFKGKEAYRAHWEDCMKMCPGPHIFDFQDIRIEASQEIAFAHWLARCGGTNDKGETQACWMRGSACYRQEDGLWRIVHEHWSAPFDMMSGTVLFDLKP